A genomic segment from Flavobacterium litorale encodes:
- a CDS encoding ribonucleoside-diphosphate reductase subunit alpha: MYVVKRDGRREPVMFDKITDRVRKLCYELSDLVDPVKVAMRVIEGLYDGVTTYELDNLAAEIAASMTTTHPDYAQLAARISVSNLHKNTKKSFSETMSDMYNYVNPRTGQKSPLLSDEVYETIKENAEVLDSTIIYNRDFNYDYFGFKTLERSYLLKINGKIVERPQHMLMRVSVGIHVDDIDAAIETYELMSKKFFTHATPTLFNSGTPKPQMSSCFLLTMKDDSIDGIYDTLKNTAKISQSAGGIGLSIHNVRATGSYIRGTNGTSNGIVPMLRVFNDTARYVDQGGGKRKGSFAIYIEPWHADIFDFLELRKNHGKEEMRARDLFLAMWMPDLFMKRVQEDGVWTLMCPNECPGLCDVHSDEFDALYLKYEAEKKGRKTVKARELWEKILESQIETGLPYMLYKDAANRKSNQQNLGTIRSSNLCTEIIEYTAPDEVAVCNLASISLPMFVEDGVFNHEYLYSVTKRITRNLNKVIDRNYYPVQEAENSNMRHRPIGLGVQGLADALILMRMPFTSDEAKKVNQEIFETIYFAAVTASMEMAKEEGAYSTFEGSPISKGQFQYNLWGLKDADLSGRWDWASLRTEVMEHGVRNSLLMAPMPTASTSQILGNNEAFEPYTSNIYTRRVLSGEFIVVNKHLLHDLVRLGLWDDNLKQEIMRANGSIQHIENIPQDIKELYKTVWEMSMKDIIDMSRQRGYFIDQSQSLNLFMENATFSKLTSMHFYAWQSGLKTGMYYLRTKSAVDAIKFTLNNDKKAEKIPEAVVTEAQPMATTEFQAMMERAKNADPDDCEMCGS; this comes from the coding sequence ATGTATGTAGTAAAAAGAGACGGACGCAGAGAGCCGGTAATGTTCGATAAAATAACCGATAGAGTACGAAAGCTGTGCTATGAACTTAGTGATTTGGTAGATCCTGTAAAAGTAGCCATGCGCGTTATAGAGGGGCTATATGATGGTGTTACCACATACGAGCTAGATAACTTAGCTGCCGAAATTGCAGCATCTATGACGACTACGCACCCCGATTATGCGCAACTGGCAGCCCGTATATCGGTATCCAACCTACACAAAAATACCAAGAAATCATTTTCGGAAACCATGTCCGATATGTACAACTACGTAAACCCCAGAACAGGGCAAAAATCGCCATTATTGTCCGATGAGGTGTACGAAACCATTAAGGAAAATGCTGAGGTATTAGATTCTACCATTATATACAACCGAGATTTTAATTACGATTACTTCGGGTTTAAAACTTTAGAGCGTTCATACCTCTTAAAAATAAATGGTAAAATTGTAGAACGCCCGCAACACATGCTTATGCGTGTATCGGTAGGGATTCATGTGGATGATATTGATGCAGCAATTGAAACGTACGAGCTAATGTCGAAGAAATTCTTCACGCATGCTACACCAACACTTTTCAATTCAGGTACACCCAAACCACAAATGTCGTCGTGCTTCCTGCTTACCATGAAAGACGATAGTATTGATGGGATATACGACACGCTAAAAAATACTGCCAAAATATCACAATCGGCAGGAGGTATCGGGTTATCTATACACAACGTAAGAGCAACAGGCTCGTACATTCGTGGTACCAACGGTACATCCAACGGTATTGTGCCTATGCTACGTGTGTTTAATGATACGGCACGTTATGTAGACCAAGGTGGTGGTAAACGTAAAGGTAGCTTTGCCATTTACATAGAGCCATGGCATGCCGATATTTTCGATTTCTTAGAATTACGTAAAAATCACGGTAAAGAAGAAATGCGCGCCCGCGATTTATTCTTAGCCATGTGGATGCCCGATTTATTTATGAAGCGTGTACAAGAGGATGGAGTTTGGACGTTAATGTGCCCTAACGAATGCCCTGGCTTGTGCGATGTACATAGTGACGAATTTGATGCACTATACTTAAAGTACGAAGCTGAAAAGAAAGGCAGAAAAACAGTAAAAGCGCGCGAGCTTTGGGAGAAAATACTAGAGTCGCAAATAGAAACAGGCTTGCCTTACATGCTGTACAAAGATGCAGCCAACCGCAAATCGAACCAACAAAATTTAGGTACCATACGTTCGTCCAACCTATGTACCGAGATTATAGAATACACCGCACCCGATGAGGTAGCCGTATGTAACTTGGCATCCATATCGTTACCCATGTTTGTAGAAGATGGTGTGTTTAACCACGAGTACTTATACAGCGTTACCAAGCGCATTACACGTAACCTTAATAAGGTTATTGACAGGAATTATTACCCTGTGCAAGAGGCAGAAAACTCCAACATGCGCCACCGCCCAATTGGGCTGGGGGTACAAGGGCTTGCTGATGCCCTAATACTAATGCGCATGCCTTTTACCAGTGATGAAGCCAAAAAGGTAAACCAAGAAATATTTGAAACCATTTACTTTGCTGCAGTAACCGCATCTATGGAAATGGCAAAAGAAGAAGGCGCCTACTCAACATTCGAGGGGTCGCCAATATCTAAAGGACAATTCCAGTACAACCTTTGGGGGTTAAAAGATGCCGACCTTAGCGGACGTTGGGATTGGGCATCGTTACGTACAGAAGTTATGGAGCACGGTGTACGCAACTCGTTGTTAATGGCACCAATGCCAACCGCATCTACATCGCAAATATTAGGTAATAACGAAGCTTTTGAGCCGTATACATCAAACATCTATACACGTCGTGTACTTTCGGGCGAGTTTATTGTAGTAAACAAACACCTACTGCACGATTTAGTACGACTGGGTCTTTGGGACGATAACTTAAAACAGGAAATTATGCGTGCCAACGGTTCCATACAACACATCGAGAATATCCCACAAGATATAAAAGAGTTGTACAAAACCGTTTGGGAAATGAGCATGAAGGATATTATAGATATGTCGCGCCAGCGCGGGTACTTTATCGACCAATCGCAATCGCTCAACCTTTTTATGGAAAATGCTACGTTTAGCAAACTTACCTCCATGCACTTTTACGCTTGGCAAAGTGGGCTAAAAACAGGTATGTACTACCTGCGTACCAAGAGTGCTGTTGATGCTATTAAGTTTACCCTTAATAACGATAAAAAAGCAGAAAAAATACCAGAGGCAGTAGTTACAGAAGCACAGCCAATGGCAACCACCGAGTTTCAGGCAATGATGGAACGCGCTAAAAACGCCGACCCTGACGATTGCGAAATGTGTGGCTCTTAA
- a CDS encoding ribonucleotide-diphosphate reductase subunit beta, producing the protein MSVIEPILQENKNRFVIFPIKHHDIWDWYKKMEASFWTAEEIDLHQDLSDWNNKLSADEKYFIKHILAFFAASDGIVNENLAENFVNEVQYPEAKFFYGFQIMMENIHSETYSLLIDTYVKDENEKAGLFNAIEVFPAIMKKADWALKWIESDSFAERLIAFAAVEGIFFSGAFCSIFWLKKRGLMPGLTFSNELISRDEGVHCDFAVHLHNHHLVNKVPKDRIREILIDALNIEREFITESLPASLIGMNATLMTQYLEFVTDRLLVELGCEREFNSTNPFDFMDMISLQGKTNFFEKRVSEYQKAGVINKDTDAQKISFDADF; encoded by the coding sequence ATGTCTGTAATAGAACCTATTTTACAAGAAAATAAAAACAGATTTGTAATTTTCCCGATAAAACATCACGATATCTGGGACTGGTACAAAAAAATGGAGGCTAGTTTTTGGACGGCTGAAGAAATTGATTTGCACCAAGATTTAAGTGATTGGAACAATAAATTAAGTGCCGACGAGAAGTACTTTATTAAACATATTCTTGCTTTTTTTGCAGCATCAGACGGTATTGTAAACGAAAACTTAGCCGAAAACTTTGTAAACGAAGTACAGTACCCCGAAGCAAAATTCTTTTACGGTTTCCAGATTATGATGGAAAACATCCATAGCGAAACCTACTCGTTACTTATTGATACCTATGTAAAAGATGAAAACGAGAAAGCAGGCTTATTCAACGCTATAGAGGTATTCCCTGCGATTATGAAGAAAGCAGACTGGGCATTAAAATGGATAGAGTCCGACTCTTTCGCCGAAAGGCTTATTGCTTTTGCTGCTGTAGAGGGAATATTCTTTTCAGGCGCATTTTGCTCTATATTCTGGCTTAAAAAGCGTGGTTTAATGCCAGGGCTTACATTCTCTAACGAATTAATTTCGAGAGATGAAGGCGTACACTGCGATTTTGCTGTACACCTGCACAACCACCATTTGGTAAACAAAGTACCAAAAGACAGAATACGCGAAATACTTATAGATGCATTAAATATTGAAAGAGAGTTTATTACCGAGTCGTTACCAGCGAGCCTTATTGGTATGAATGCTACTTTAATGACACAGTACCTAGAGTTTGTTACCGACAGATTATTGGTAGAATTAGGATGTGAAAGAGAATTTAACTCAACCAATCCTTTTGATTTTATGGATATGATATCGCTGCAAGGAAAAACAAACTTTTTTGAGAAAAGAGTTTCGGAGTACCAAAAAGCGGGTGTTATAAATAAAGATACGGATGCACAAAAAATTAGCTTCGACGCTGATTTTTAA
- a CDS encoding DUF3109 family protein produces MFQLGKTIVSEDILENEFVCNLSACKGACCVDGDAGAPLSEEETKILEGVYPKVKPFLRKEGIAAIESQGVWVNGTDGDLETPLINNKDCAYVIFDGSTALCGIEQAYNQGLVSWKKPVSCHLYPIRVKDFTEFAAVNYDRWDICSAACTLGKELQVPLYKFVKEALIRRFGEDWYTELEKVAAELQDNPVQKRR; encoded by the coding sequence ATGTTTCAACTGGGTAAAACAATAGTGTCTGAGGACATACTGGAGAATGAATTTGTGTGCAACTTATCGGCTTGCAAAGGCGCATGTTGCGTAGATGGCGATGCTGGTGCACCCCTTAGCGAGGAGGAAACCAAAATACTGGAGGGGGTTTATCCAAAAGTAAAACCCTTTTTGCGTAAAGAGGGTATAGCTGCTATAGAAAGCCAAGGCGTTTGGGTAAATGGCACCGATGGCGACCTAGAAACACCACTTATTAATAATAAAGATTGCGCTTACGTAATTTTTGATGGCAGTACCGCACTATGTGGTATTGAGCAAGCCTATAACCAAGGCTTGGTAAGCTGGAAAAAACCAGTATCGTGCCATTTGTACCCTATTAGGGTAAAAGATTTTACAGAATTTGCAGCGGTAAATTACGACCGTTGGGATATTTGTAGTGCTGCCTGCACCTTAGGCAAAGAATTACAAGTACCCTTATACAAATTTGTAAAAGAAGCACTCATCCGTCGCTTTGGCGAGGACTGGTACACGGAGCTGGAAAAAGTAGCTGCCGAGCTACAAGATAACCCTGTACAAAAGCGCCGTTAA
- a CDS encoding MarC family protein, with the protein MAFSWKEFVTVSMVLFAVIDIMGSIPIIVDLRTRVGHIQSEKASVVAMVIMIAFLFVGEEILKLIGIDTSSFAVAGSFVLFFLALEMILGIRLYKDEDPSTASIVPIAFPLIAGAGTMTTLLSLKAEYATINIIAGIIVNVIVVYLVLKSSAKIERALGANGLGVIRKVFGVILLAIAVKLFAANVKELFI; encoded by the coding sequence ATGGCATTCAGTTGGAAAGAGTTTGTTACAGTTAGCATGGTATTATTTGCCGTGATAGATATAATGGGTAGCATACCTATTATTGTAGATTTGCGCACTAGGGTTGGGCACATCCAATCGGAAAAAGCATCGGTAGTGGCTATGGTTATTATGATTGCTTTTTTGTTTGTGGGAGAAGAAATTTTAAAGTTAATTGGTATTGATACAAGCTCGTTTGCCGTTGCAGGTTCGTTTGTGCTTTTCTTTTTGGCTTTGGAGATGATTTTGGGCATACGCCTTTATAAGGACGAAGACCCCAGTACGGCATCTATAGTGCCTATTGCGTTTCCGCTTATTGCAGGTGCGGGTACCATGACAACGTTACTTTCGCTTAAAGCAGAATATGCTACTATTAATATAATAGCAGGTATTATTGTAAATGTTATTGTGGTGTATTTGGTACTAAAATCATCCGCAAAAATAGAGCGTGCATTGGGTGCAAATGGGCTTGGGGTTATCCGAAAAGTATTTGGTGTAATTTTGCTTGCTATTGCTGTTAAATTATTCGCTGCCAATGTTAAAGAATTATTCATATAA
- a CDS encoding FAD-dependent oxidoreductase, whose translation MFDVLIIGGGVSGVSGALILGSAHAKPYAEGKKVAILTHQKATALQDAIFNNAYGIPQGKLGKEIMAESLQHLTEAYPHVTQIEKEKVMSVVGEAGNFTVTTNKNSYTTKAIVVAVGSAPTFNIEGLMQYVIPHGKALPKKNRIQLKNNDHLVAEGIYVTGTLAGWRSQLAIAAGSGAAVATDIMTVWNNGVPAQYHDSTRKK comes from the coding sequence ATGTTTGACGTACTTATAATTGGTGGTGGTGTTTCGGGCGTTTCGGGCGCGCTAATACTAGGCTCTGCCCATGCAAAACCGTATGCCGAAGGCAAAAAAGTAGCCATACTTACCCACCAAAAAGCAACGGCGTTACAAGATGCCATATTTAATAATGCCTATGGCATACCGCAAGGTAAACTGGGCAAGGAGATTATGGCAGAAAGCCTACAACATTTAACAGAGGCGTACCCACATGTAACACAAATTGAAAAAGAAAAGGTTATGAGTGTTGTTGGCGAGGCGGGCAATTTTACCGTTACTACCAACAAAAACAGCTATACTACAAAAGCTATTGTGGTAGCCGTAGGCTCGGCACCCACTTTTAACATAGAAGGATTAATGCAGTATGTAATACCGCATGGTAAAGCATTGCCCAAAAAAAATCGTATTCAACTTAAAAATAACGACCACTTGGTTGCCGAGGGCATTTATGTAACAGGTACGCTTGCAGGGTGGCGCAGCCAACTTGCCATAGCAGCAGGTAGTGGTGCTGCGGTAGCTACGGATATTATGACGGTTTGGAACAATGGTGTACCTGCACAATACCACGACAGTACCCGAAAAAAGTAA
- a CDS encoding dicarboxylate/amino acid:cation symporter produces MLEITPLNNLSQHLDRLLKGRLWLKVIIGLILGAALGVVINPSTGFVSESVSASLANWLDLPGQVFMRLVQMIMIPLIFASIISGIVGNTSENLKTFGLRLLLYFVFTTIVAIGIGLAVTLIMKPGKYVFELGGFPNSGEPLVETSQQTNLIKNIPEKIYSLIPNNPLEAILTGEMLGVVIFTIIIGVAITQLSEATARPIIRFVEAIQKICMTVVSWAMMLVPYAVFGLMAALLSKIGIEIFFGLGYYMIVIVLGLLLLMLFYLILVATVTLKNPLKFLSLIREPQLLAFSTASSAAVMPLSMKTADEKLGVSSNISDFVIPIGATINMDGTALFQCATALFMSQAYGIELSVVNLILITATVVAASIGTPAIPGGGVIILASVLQSAGIPVDGLIIIIGIDRILGMFRTAVNVTGDLTACVIFNKFYGEKLNDTRMVTESKTSSA; encoded by the coding sequence ATGTTAGAAATTACGCCTCTTAATAATCTGTCACAACATCTGGATCGCCTACTAAAAGGGCGTTTGTGGCTTAAAGTAATTATTGGTTTAATTTTAGGGGCAGCACTGGGTGTTGTAATAAATCCCTCTACAGGGTTTGTTTCAGAAAGCGTAAGTGCCTCGTTAGCCAATTGGCTGGACTTACCTGGGCAAGTATTTATGCGCTTGGTACAGATGATAATGATTCCCTTAATTTTCGCTTCTATTATTTCAGGAATTGTGGGTAATACATCAGAGAATTTAAAAACCTTTGGGTTACGATTGTTATTGTATTTTGTGTTTACTACCATTGTTGCTATTGGTATAGGTTTAGCGGTTACCCTTATTATGAAACCAGGTAAATATGTTTTTGAGCTAGGCGGATTCCCTAATAGTGGTGAGCCATTGGTTGAAACCAGCCAACAAACCAATCTTATCAAAAACATTCCAGAAAAAATTTATAGCCTTATCCCCAATAACCCTTTGGAAGCTATCCTAACAGGAGAAATGCTTGGTGTGGTAATATTTACCATAATAATTGGTGTAGCAATTACCCAGCTTAGCGAGGCTACTGCCCGACCCATTATTCGTTTTGTAGAGGCTATCCAGAAGATTTGCATGACGGTTGTTTCGTGGGCAATGATGCTGGTGCCCTACGCTGTGTTTGGTTTAATGGCAGCTCTACTATCTAAAATAGGCATCGAAATATTTTTTGGCTTGGGTTATTATATGATAGTTATTGTTTTGGGTTTACTGCTCTTAATGCTGTTTTACCTAATATTAGTAGCTACAGTTACATTAAAAAATCCATTAAAATTTCTGAGCCTAATACGCGAGCCTCAACTACTGGCATTTTCTACAGCGAGTTCGGCAGCCGTTATGCCGTTATCTATGAAAACAGCCGATGAGAAACTAGGGGTATCCTCTAATATTAGTGATTTTGTTATTCCCATTGGGGCTACCATTAATATGGACGGAACGGCATTATTTCAATGTGCAACCGCCTTATTTATGTCGCAAGCCTATGGTATCGAATTATCGGTGGTAAACTTAATACTAATTACGGCTACCGTTGTAGCAGCCTCTATTGGTACGCCTGCTATTCCGGGGGGAGGGGTTATTATCCTTGCATCGGTACTACAAAGTGCAGGAATCCCAGTTGATGGGTTAATTATTATTATCGGTATCGACCGTATTTTAGGAATGTTTAGGACTGCGGTTAATGTAACGGGCGACTTAACAGCGTGCGTAATTTTTAATAAATTTTACGGCGAAAAGTTAAACGATACCCGTATGGTTACCGAGAGTAAAACCAGCTCTGCTTAA
- a CDS encoding cation transporter, whose translation MKKLFLLLTLFCISVTASAQKTKKIQTATIKTAISCNHCKICETCGQLFDQKLLREKGVQMVVLDEEAMTIRVTYNSKKTDLPTIKKAISKLGYDADEVKADPKAYEKLDGCCKI comes from the coding sequence ATGAAAAAACTATTCCTACTATTAACATTATTCTGTATTAGCGTTACAGCTAGTGCACAAAAAACAAAAAAAATACAAACAGCTACTATAAAAACGGCTATTTCGTGTAACCATTGTAAAATTTGCGAAACTTGTGGGCAGCTTTTCGACCAAAAACTATTGCGTGAGAAAGGCGTACAAATGGTGGTGTTGGATGAAGAAGCCATGACTATTAGAGTAACTTACAACAGTAAAAAAACAGATTTACCTACCATAAAAAAAGCTATTAGTAAGCTGGGCTATGATGCCGATGAGGTTAAAGCAGACCCAAAAGCATACGAAAAACTGGATGGATGTTGTAAAATATAA
- a CDS encoding S41 family peptidase has translation MKIKKIYIPLLLALFMAIGLLLGSFLNFPDAERGMLYSAKKTKLNKLMDFIESEYIDDVDADSIVDLTVNSILKKLDPHSVYIAQSEMESVAQSMKGDFVGIGVNFYMYKDSVAVIKPIPGGPSERAGIKSGDRILFAGNTQLYGRELPTDSLFATLKGEEGSELTLTVFRKSENKQFKVNLTRDVVPIKSVDAAVMVTDDMGYIKINRFAETTYDEFRAGLVTLKRKGAKALIIDLRDNGGGYLEKAVDIADDLLADDLVIVKTKNKKDHEDITYASDDGIFEKGKVYVLINENSASASEILAGAIQDNDRGTIVGRRSFGKGLVQREMPLGDGSAVRLTVARYYTPSGRSIQRSYADGEEAYFNDFQKRYENGELYAADSITIADTLKYKTLRGRTVYGGGGIIPDVFVPIAGKHGDEAVNMVMKSGIVSYFVFEQLDTNRKAMEGLTKGEIIDKVTKTDLYYNAFSNYLSENGLVLQIAKYKEKVKYYLAAEFVRQSISENTYYQMLLQDDVMVQTVLEQ, from the coding sequence ATGAAAATTAAAAAAATATACATACCATTACTTTTAGCCCTCTTTATGGCTATAGGGTTGTTGTTGGGTAGCTTTTTAAACTTCCCCGATGCCGAACGCGGTATGCTGTATAGTGCCAAAAAAACCAAGCTCAATAAGCTGATGGATTTTATTGAGAGCGAATACATTGATGATGTAGATGCCGACTCGATTGTAGACCTTACGGTGAATAGCATATTGAAAAAACTCGACCCGCACTCGGTATATATCGCGCAAAGCGAAATGGAATCGGTAGCGCAAAGCATGAAAGGCGATTTTGTGGGTATAGGTGTAAATTTTTATATGTATAAAGACTCGGTAGCCGTAATAAAACCCATACCAGGAGGACCATCGGAACGGGCAGGAATAAAATCGGGCGACCGTATTTTATTTGCTGGTAATACCCAATTGTACGGACGTGAGTTACCTACCGATAGTTTGTTTGCTACCCTTAAAGGCGAAGAAGGCTCGGAGTTAACACTAACCGTGTTTAGGAAAAGTGAAAACAAACAATTTAAAGTAAACCTTACCCGCGATGTAGTACCTATAAAAAGTGTAGATGCTGCCGTAATGGTAACTGATGATATGGGCTATATTAAAATAAACCGTTTTGCCGAAACCACCTACGATGAATTTCGTGCTGGTTTGGTTACCCTTAAACGAAAAGGTGCAAAAGCACTAATAATTGATTTACGAGATAACGGCGGAGGCTACCTAGAAAAAGCAGTAGATATTGCCGACGATTTACTGGCGGACGACCTTGTAATAGTAAAAACCAAAAATAAAAAAGACCACGAAGATATTACCTATGCTAGTGATGATGGCATTTTTGAAAAAGGTAAAGTATACGTGCTTATTAACGAAAATAGCGCATCGGCAAGTGAGATACTAGCAGGTGCCATACAAGATAATGATAGGGGTACTATAGTGGGCAGGCGCTCGTTTGGTAAAGGCTTGGTACAGCGCGAAATGCCCTTGGGCGATGGTAGTGCTGTTAGGCTTACCGTAGCACGGTACTACACACCGTCGGGGCGTTCCATACAGCGCAGCTATGCCGATGGGGAAGAGGCCTACTTTAACGATTTCCAGAAACGTTACGAAAACGGCGAATTGTATGCTGCCGATAGCATTACAATAGCCGATACCCTAAAATACAAAACCCTACGCGGACGAACTGTGTATGGCGGTGGCGGTATTATACCCGACGTTTTTGTGCCTATAGCAGGCAAACATGGCGACGAAGCGGTTAATATGGTAATGAAATCGGGTATTGTAAGCTATTTTGTGTTTGAACAACTGGACACTAACAGAAAAGCAATGGAAGGGCTTACCAAAGGTGAAATTATAGATAAAGTAACCAAAACGGATTTGTACTACAATGCATTTAGCAATTACCTTTCGGAAAACGGATTGGTACTACAAATAGCAAAATACAAAGAAAAAGTAAAATACTATCTTGCCGCCGAGTTTGTTAGGCAATCCATTAGCGAGAATACCTATTACCAAATGTTACTTCAAGACGATGTTATGGTACAAACGGTACTAGAGCAGTAA
- a CDS encoding deoxycytidylate deaminase: MEEEKLNKYDKAYLRIAREWSQLSYCQRKKVGAIIVKDRMIISDGYNGTPSGFENCCEDDDNVTKWYVLHAEANAILKVARSTQSCEGATLYITMSPCKDCSKLIHQSGITRVVYQNSYKDNSGISFLQRAGVTVTCITDLDN, from the coding sequence ATGGAAGAAGAAAAGCTAAATAAGTACGACAAGGCTTATTTAAGGATAGCAAGAGAGTGGAGCCAATTGTCGTATTGCCAACGTAAAAAGGTTGGCGCAATTATTGTAAAAGATAGAATGATAATATCCGACGGGTACAACGGTACACCATCGGGCTTTGAAAATTGTTGTGAGGACGATGATAATGTTACCAAATGGTACGTTTTGCATGCCGAAGCCAATGCCATATTAAAAGTTGCCCGTTCTACCCAATCGTGCGAGGGCGCAACACTTTACATTACCATGTCGCCCTGTAAAGATTGTAGCAAGTTAATACACCAATCGGGCATTACCCGTGTAGTGTATCAAAACAGTTATAAAGATAATTCGGGTATTTCGTTCCTACAGCGTGCAGGGGTAACGGTAACTTGTATTACCGATTTGGACAATTAA
- a CDS encoding tellurite resistance TerB family protein codes for MSISDLFDSGFKERNKGHFSSIVRVALDNGVISDEEKAFLDQLAKRLDISEEEYKEILENPTKYPVNPPYLHARRLERLYDLSKMVYADHVLGPRQKELLTRFALALGFTPGNVAFIVDKALSLQVMEVDLDTFIYEMEHMNR; via the coding sequence ATGTCAATTTCAGATTTATTCGATAGCGGTTTTAAGGAGCGAAACAAGGGACATTTCTCTTCTATAGTGCGAGTTGCATTGGACAATGGGGTGATTAGTGACGAGGAAAAGGCGTTTCTGGATCAGCTTGCCAAACGATTAGACATATCCGAAGAGGAATATAAAGAGATACTGGAAAACCCAACAAAATATCCTGTAAACCCTCCTTACCTGCATGCCAGAAGGTTAGAGCGTTTGTACGACCTCTCTAAAATGGTATATGCTGACCATGTGTTAGGACCAAGACAAAAAGAGTTGCTTACACGTTTTGCATTGGCATTGGGCTTTACACCGGGTAACGTAGCTTTTATTGTAGACAAAGCACTCTCGTTACAGGTTATGGAGGTTGACTTGGATACTTTTATATACGAAATGGAACATATGAACCGATAA
- the fbp gene encoding class 1 fructose-bisphosphatase, which yields MEERNKTLGEFIIENQEEFKYSSGELSRLINSIRLAAKVVNYKVNKAGLVDIVGAFGEQNVQGEDQQKLDVYANEVFMQTLVNREIVCGIASEENDDFITVKGKDGGNNNKYVLLMDPLDGSSNIDVNVSVGTIFSVYRRVTPVGTPVTTEDFLQPGVNQVAAGYVIYGTSTMIVYTTGHGVNGFTLNPAIGTFYLSHPNMQFSKDGKIYSINEGNYVHFPQGVKNYIKYCQTEENDRPYTSRYIGSLVSDIHRNMIKGGIYIYPTSSKAPNGKLRLLYECNPMAFIAEQAGGKASDGFNRIMEIKPTELHQRVPFFCGSYNMVQKAEEFMADAHGAK from the coding sequence ATGGAAGAACGCAACAAAACATTAGGCGAATTTATCATCGAAAACCAAGAGGAATTCAAGTATTCTTCGGGTGAATTATCAAGATTAATTAACTCTATACGTCTTGCTGCCAAAGTAGTAAACTACAAAGTAAACAAAGCTGGACTTGTAGATATTGTAGGTGCTTTTGGCGAACAAAACGTACAGGGCGAAGACCAACAAAAACTTGATGTATATGCCAATGAGGTTTTTATGCAAACGCTTGTAAATCGTGAAATTGTATGCGGTATAGCTTCTGAGGAAAACGACGATTTTATTACTGTTAAAGGTAAAGATGGCGGTAATAATAATAAATATGTACTACTTATGGATCCGTTGGACGGATCGTCCAATATCGATGTAAATGTATCGGTAGGTACTATATTTTCGGTATACCGCAGGGTAACGCCAGTAGGTACACCTGTTACTACCGAAGATTTTTTACAGCCTGGTGTAAACCAAGTAGCAGCAGGTTATGTTATATACGGCACCAGTACCATGATTGTGTATACTACGGGGCATGGTGTTAATGGCTTTACGCTTAACCCTGCCATTGGTACTTTTTACCTGTCGCACCCTAATATGCAGTTTAGCAAGGATGGTAAAATTTACTCTATTAACGAGGGGAACTATGTACACTTCCCGCAAGGGGTAAAAAATTATATTAAGTATTGCCAAACGGAGGAGAATGACCGCCCGTATACATCGCGTTACATAGGTAGTTTAGTGTCGGACATTCACCGAAATATGATAAAGGGAGGGATATACATTTATCCAACAAGCTCCAAAGCACCCAATGGTAAATTACGTTTGCTGTATGAGTGTAACCCAATGGCATTTATAGCCGAGCAGGCAGGTGGTAAAGCATCGGATGGTTTTAACCGTATTATGGAAATAAAACCTACGGAGTTACACCAGCGTGTACCTTTCTTTTGTGGTAGTTACAATATGGTGCAAAAAGCAGAAGAATTTATGGCAGATGCTCACGGTGCTAAATAA